One Caretta caretta isolate rCarCar2 chromosome 8, rCarCar1.hap1, whole genome shotgun sequence DNA window includes the following coding sequences:
- the PWWP2A gene encoding PWWP domain-containing protein 2A isoform X4, giving the protein MQLQSKPFQDETQVKCEASGAVPDNSSSPIQPSEPSLAKSLWTSKPPPLFHEGAPYPPPLFIRDTYNQSIPQPPPRKIKRPKRKMYREEPTSIMNAIKLRPRQVLCDKCKNSVVAEKKEIKKSGNASDCLKYEDHKKRRNESVTTVNKRLKTDHKVDGKSQNESQKRNAVVKVSNIAHSRSKVVKVSAQANTSKAQLNTKKVLQSKNMDHAKAREVLKMAKEKAQKKQSATSTSKNAHSKVHFTRRLQNTSSGSLPPRLRLKPQRYRNEENDSSLKTGLEKIRSGKMATKPQSRCSSTRSAGEAPSENQSPSEGPEEASSEVQDTSEVHVTVDQDEHQTLGKRGSKSNITVYMTLNQKKSDSSSASVCSSDSTDDLKSTNSECSSTESFDFPPGSMHAPSSSSSSSSSSSKEEKKLSNSLKMKVFSKNVSKCVTPDGRTICVGDIVWAKIYGFPWWPARILTITVSRKDNGLLVRQEARISWFGSPTTSFLALSQLSPFLENFQSRFNKKRKGLYRKAITEAAKAAKQLTPEVRALLTQFET; this is encoded by the coding sequence ATGCAGCTCCAAAGTAAACCATTCCAAGATGAGACACAGGTGAAGTGTGAAGCCAGTGGTGCAGTCCCTGATAACTCCTCTTCTCCCATTCAGCCATCAGAACCTAGCCTCGCTAAAAGCCTATGGACTTCTAAACCACCTCCCCTCTTCCATGAGGGAGCGCCATATCCTCCTCCATTGTTTATCAGGGACACGTATAACCAATCAATACCTCAGCCTCCACCCCGAAAAATTAAGCGGCCCAAACGGAAAATGTACAGGGAGGAACCCACTTCTATTATGAATGCTATCAAATTACGACCCAGGCAGGTCTTATGTGACAAATGTAAAAACAGTGTTGttgcagaaaaaaaagaaattaaaaaaagtgGCAATGCAAGTGACTGCTTAAAATATGAGGATCATAAAAAGCGAAGGAATGAGAGTGTGACTACTGTGAATAAAAGACTTAAAACTGACCATAAAGTAGATGGAAAAAGCCAAAATGAAAGCCAGAAAAGAAATGCTGTGGTCAAAGTTTCAAATATTGCCCACAGCAGAAGCAAAGTAGTTAAAGTTTCTGCTCAAGCAAACACTTCGAAAGCTCAGTTAAATACTAAAAAAGTTCTCCAGAGCAAAAACATGGATCATGCAAAAGCTCGGGAAGTTTTGAAAATGGCCAAAGAAAAGGCACAAAAGAAACAGAGTGCAACTTCCACTTCCAAAAATGCACATTCAAAGGTCCATTTCACACGGCGTCTTCAGAACACCAGCTCAGGTTCCCTCCCACCCCGATTGCGTTTAAAACCACAAAGGTACCGGAATGAAGAAAACGACTCATCTCTCAAGACAGGACTTGAGAAAATACGGAGTGGCAAGATGGCAACTAAGCCCCAGTCTCGCTGCTCCTCCACCCGCTCAGCAGGTGAGGCCCCTTCAGAAAATCAGAGCCCCTCAGAAGGCCCTGAAGAGGCCAGCAGTGAGGTTCAGGACACAAGTGAAGTGCATGTAACTGTTGATCAGGATGAACACCAGACATTGGGCAAGAGAGGCAGCAAAAGCAATATAACGGTTTACATGACCCTTaatcaaaagaaatctgactcTTCCAGTGCATCAGTGTGTAGTAGTGATAGCACAGATGATTTGAAATCCACCAACTCTGAGTGTAGTTCTACTGAAAGCTTTGATTTTCCTCCAGGCAGCATGCATgcaccttcctcttcctcctcctcctcctcctcctcttcaaaggaagagaaaaagcTCAGTAATTCCTTGAAAATGAAAGTCTTTTCCAAAAACGTCTCTAAATGTGTCACACCAGATGGCAGGACCATATGTGTAGGGGACATTGTTTGGGCCAAGATTTATGGCTTCCCTTGGTGGCCAGCCCGTATTCTTACTATAACTGTGAGCCGGAAAGATAATGGCCTTTTAGTTCGACAGGAGGCCCGCATTTCGTGGTTTGGGTCCCCAACAACATCTTTTCTTGCTCTTTCACAACTGTCCCCCTTTTTAGAAAACTTTCAGTCGCGCTTTAATAAGAAGAGAAAGGGCCTTTACCGCAAGGCCATCACAGAGGCCGCTAAGGCTGCTAAGCAGCTGACTCCCGAAGTTCGGGCCCTGCTGACACAGTTTGAAACGTGA
- the PWWP2A gene encoding PWWP domain-containing protein 2A isoform X2: MWVSKHLPLNDSGSCMYEFGPHGIPVTIFPKREYKDKPEAMQLQSKPFQDETQVKCEASGAVPDNSSSPIQPSEPSLAKSLWTSKPPPLFHEGAPYPPPLFIRDTYNQSIPQPPPRKIKRPKRKMYREEPTSIMNAIKLRPRQVLCDKCKNSVVAEKKEIKKSGNASDCLKYEDHKKRRNESVTTVNKRLKTDHKVDGKSQNESQKRNAVVKVSNIAHSRSKVVKVSAQANTSKAQLNTKKVLQSKNMDHAKAREVLKMAKEKAQKKQSATSTSKNAHSKVHFTRRLQNTSSGSLPPRLRLKPQRYRNEENDSSLKTGLEKIRSGKMATKPQSRCSSTRSAGEAPSENQSPSEGPEEASSEVQDTSEVHVTVDQDEHQTLGKRGSKSNITVYMTLNQKKSDSSSASVCSSDSTDDLKSTNSECSSTESFDFPPGSMHAPSSSSSSSSSSSKEEKKLSNSLKMKVFSKNVSKCVTPDGRTICVGDIVWAKIYGFPWWPARILTITVSRKDNGLLVRQEARISWFGSPTTSFLALSQLSPFLENFQSRFNKKRKGLYRKAITEAAKAAKQLTPEVRALLTQFET; encoded by the exons ATGTGGGTGTCAAAGCACTTGCCATTAAATGACTCTGGATCCTGTATGTATGA gtTTGGACCCCATGGAATCCCTGTGACCATATTTCCTAAAAGGGAATACAAGGATAAACCTGAAGCCATGCAGCTCCAAAGTAAACCATTCCAAGATGAGACACAGGTGAAGTGTGAAGCCAGTGGTGCAGTCCCTGATAACTCCTCTTCTCCCATTCAGCCATCAGAACCTAGCCTCGCTAAAAGCCTATGGACTTCTAAACCACCTCCCCTCTTCCATGAGGGAGCGCCATATCCTCCTCCATTGTTTATCAGGGACACGTATAACCAATCAATACCTCAGCCTCCACCCCGAAAAATTAAGCGGCCCAAACGGAAAATGTACAGGGAGGAACCCACTTCTATTATGAATGCTATCAAATTACGACCCAGGCAGGTCTTATGTGACAAATGTAAAAACAGTGTTGttgcagaaaaaaaagaaattaaaaaaagtgGCAATGCAAGTGACTGCTTAAAATATGAGGATCATAAAAAGCGAAGGAATGAGAGTGTGACTACTGTGAATAAAAGACTTAAAACTGACCATAAAGTAGATGGAAAAAGCCAAAATGAAAGCCAGAAAAGAAATGCTGTGGTCAAAGTTTCAAATATTGCCCACAGCAGAAGCAAAGTAGTTAAAGTTTCTGCTCAAGCAAACACTTCGAAAGCTCAGTTAAATACTAAAAAAGTTCTCCAGAGCAAAAACATGGATCATGCAAAAGCTCGGGAAGTTTTGAAAATGGCCAAAGAAAAGGCACAAAAGAAACAGAGTGCAACTTCCACTTCCAAAAATGCACATTCAAAGGTCCATTTCACACGGCGTCTTCAGAACACCAGCTCAGGTTCCCTCCCACCCCGATTGCGTTTAAAACCACAAAGGTACCGGAATGAAGAAAACGACTCATCTCTCAAGACAGGACTTGAGAAAATACGGAGTGGCAAGATGGCAACTAAGCCCCAGTCTCGCTGCTCCTCCACCCGCTCAGCAGGTGAGGCCCCTTCAGAAAATCAGAGCCCCTCAGAAGGCCCTGAAGAGGCCAGCAGTGAGGTTCAGGACACAAGTGAAGTGCATGTAACTGTTGATCAGGATGAACACCAGACATTGGGCAAGAGAGGCAGCAAAAGCAATATAACGGTTTACATGACCCTTaatcaaaagaaatctgactcTTCCAGTGCATCAGTGTGTAGTAGTGATAGCACAGATGATTTGAAATCCACCAACTCTGAGTGTAGTTCTACTGAAAGCTTTGATTTTCCTCCAGGCAGCATGCATgcaccttcctcttcctcctcctcctcctcctcctcttcaaaggaagagaaaaagcTCAGTAATTCCTTGAAAATGAAAGTCTTTTCCAAAAACGTCTCTAAATGTGTCACACCAGATGGCAGGACCATATGTGTAGGGGACATTGTTTGGGCCAAGATTTATGGCTTCCCTTGGTGGCCAGCCCGTATTCTTACTATAACTGTGAGCCGGAAAGATAATGGCCTTTTAGTTCGACAGGAGGCCCGCATTTCGTGGTTTGGGTCCCCAACAACATCTTTTCTTGCTCTTTCACAACTGTCCCCCTTTTTAGAAAACTTTCAGTCGCGCTTTAATAAGAAGAGAAAGGGCCTTTACCGCAAGGCCATCACAGAGGCCGCTAAGGCTGCTAAGCAGCTGACTCCCGAAGTTCGGGCCCTGCTGACACAGTTTGAAACGTGA